From Lonchura striata isolate bLonStr1 chromosome 3, bLonStr1.mat, whole genome shotgun sequence, one genomic window encodes:
- the EZR gene encoding ezrin, with the protein MPKPINVRVVTMDAELEFAIQPNTTGKQLFDQVVKTIGLREVWYFGLQYVDNKGFQTWLKLDKKVSAQEIRKENPLQFRFRAKFFPEDVSEELIQDITQKLFFLQVKEGILSDEIYCPPETAVLLGSYAVQAKFGDYNKEVHKPGYLNSERLIPQRVMDQHKLSREQWEERIQVWHAEHSGMLKENAMLEYLKIAQDLEMYGINYFEIKNKKGTDLWLGVDALGLNIYEKDDKLTPKIGFPWSEIRNISFNDKKFVIKPIDKKAPDFVFYAPRLRINKRILQLCMGNHELYMRRRKPDTIEVQQMKAQAREEKHQKQLERKQLEDEKKRRETIEREKEQMLREKEELLVRLQEYEVKTQKAEKELSDQIQRAIQLEEERKRAQEEAERLEADRLAALQAKEELERQTMDQIKSQEQLATELAEYTAKIALLEEARKRKESEVEEWQIRAREAQEDLVKTKEELHLVMTAPPPPPPPVYEPVNYHVHDNLQDEGSEYSAYSAEFSSEGIRNDRNEEKRITEAEKNARVQSQLRALTDELAQARHEDKRTQNDIIHSENMRQGRDKYKTLRQIRQGNTKQRIDEFEAM; encoded by the exons atCAACGTTCGAGTTGTTACTATGGATGCAGAGCTGGAGTTTGCCATCCAGCCAAACACTACAGGCAAACAGCTGTTTGACCAG GTGGTCAAAACCATAGGTTTGCGAGAAGTGTGGTACTTTGGTCTTCAGTATGTGGACAACAAAGGATTCCAAACTTGGCTGAAGCTTGATAAAAAG GTTTCTGCTCAAGAAATCAGAAAGGAGAATCCCCTCCAGTTCAGATTCCGTGCCAAGTTCTTCCCAGAGGATGTGTCCGAAGAGCTGATTCAGGACATCACGCAGAAGCTGTTCTTCCTGCAGGTGAAGGAAGGGATCCTCAGTGATGAGATCTACTGTCCTCCTGAAACAGCAGTACTTCTTGGCTCCTATGCTGTGCAGGCCAAATTTGGAGATTACAACAAAGAAGTGCACAAGCCTGGATACCTCAATTCAGAGCGTCTGATCCCCCAAAG GGTGATGGACCAGCATAAACTCTCCAGAGAGCAGTGGGAGGAACGGATCCAGGTGTGGCACGCTGAGCACAGTGGCATGCTCAA AGAGAATGCCATGCTGGAATACCTGAAGATTGCCCAAGACCTGGAGATGTATGGAATCAACTACTTTGAAATCAAGAATAAGAAAGGAACTGACCTCTGGTTGGGGGTCGATGCCTTGGGGCTCAACATCTATGAAAAGGATGATAa acTAACCCCGAAGATTGGGTTCCCCTGGAGTGAAATCAGAAACATCTCTTTCAATGACAAGAAGTTTGTTATAAAGCCTATTGACAAGAAGGCACCA GACTTTGTGTTTTACGCCCCTCGTCTGAGAATTAACAAGAGGattctgcagctctgcatggGCAACCATGAACTGTACATGCGGCGCAGGAAGCCTGACACCATTGAGGTGCAGCAGATGAAAGCCCAGGCCCGGGAGGAGAAGCACCAGAAACAACTGGAAAG GAAACAACTAGAAGATGaaaagaagaggagagagacaATTGAGAGGGAGAAAGAGCAAATGctgagggagaaggaggagctgctggtgagGCTACAAGAGTATGAAGTGAAGACtcagaaagcagagaaag AGCTGTCAGATCAGATCCAAAGAGCCAttcagctggaggaggagaggaaacgGGCCCAGGAGGAGGCAGAACGCCTGGAAGCTGACCgtttggcagctctgcaggccaAAGAAGAGCTGGAGAGACAAACTATGGACCAGATAAAGAGCCAGGAACAGCTG GCTACAGAGCTTGCAGAGTATACAGCCAAGATAGCACTTCTTGAAGAGGCAAGGAAGCGTAAAGAAAGTGAGGTTGAAGAGTGGCAAATCAGA GCCAGGGAAGCACAGGAGGATCTGGTAAAGACCAAGGAGGAGTTACACCTGGTAATGACTGCTCCACCTCCGCCCCCACCCCCTGTCTATGAGCCAGTGAATTACCACGTCCATGACAACCTGCAAGATGAGGGCTCTGAGTACTCTGCCTACAGCGCCGAGTTCTCCAGCGAGGGCATCAGGAATGACCGCAATGAGGAGAAGCGCATTACTGAGGCAGAGAAGAACGCACGAGTGCAGAGCCAGCTGAGG GCACTGACAGATGAGCTGGCCCAGGCTCGACACGAGGACAAGCGGACCCAAAACGATATCATCCACTCGGAGAACATGCGCCAGGGACGGGACAAGTACAAGACGCTGCGGCAGATCCGGCAAGGCAACACCAAGCAGAGAATTGATGAGTTTGAGGCAATGTAA